The genomic stretch GAAGTCTATGACACCACTTATCCTCCACCTACAACACTGTCCTTCCATCCTTTCCCAGGAGGTTTAGCAACTATTCACAGGTGGCATTGTGACAACTCCGACAACTCTAACGACTGTTGTTACACAGAAATACTAACGACCCAGGTGGTATCAGTGACCTTGCTCATGACCCCACAGAGGTGAAATACCTGGCTGAGATGCAAAACATTCACGTCTCtacaagtccagttgcccttgattcaaccctccttggatagccatgacctggatgactgaaaACCTTCACAGACATTTGTGACCTACACTGCAGCCAGCCATCAGGGGGCACCGAGACATTTTGGCTTCACTTATGAGGAGCTGTCATGTCATCCACCTTTGTATACAGTCAAAAGGTGTTAGTCATTACATACTGATGGAAATCATGGCCAAACATTTATATTGAACTGGTAAATTGATGTTAAACATTTCAGGGTCACAACTTATTAATTTGAGGGTAGAAATGataaacacaagaaaataaattatGTTGTTTAACCCTGTAACACCCACCACTTGGGATTGGTCCCACAAGTTAAAGCAAATTGACTGCTGCTGATTGCTGATCTGCTTTGGCAGTAACTTTAGACATAAAGTTTTACTTCATTATCCTTCATTACAGAAACCAACAATACAGTTTTCTGAGAATTATGAATTCATTGGTTAGTTGAACCATCAGTTGATGgatatattaaaaacacaaagggaagATCTGGGTGAAGTTATTCAAACTACATTAAAACTTAGATCCTCTTCGTGGCAGATGTCAACTGTCTCCTCCAGCTACTCTGTTTAACAACTGCAGTCTCTGATTTAAAGTCACAGAACAAAGCAAATCTTTTAAAAGACACTTTCAGTGTGAACCCAGACAAAGCTTTCGCATTTGTGAATATTTACTGGCCAGTTAGCTTGTTGTATTGTCCAATTAAAGAGAATCAAATTTTGAATTTAGGAAAATCTGATGATTTTAGGAAAACAGTGATACCTTGTACTGttcataaaaaacacagaatcccTAGTGAATCTTCAATTGCAAGGACGTCTAAACACAAAAATATAAGATAAAACAATCATCAACACTGTGCATTGCTTATTGTAGATCCTCTGGAAGCACTTGATTCTGTTGGCCATAATATGAACAGAAAAACTATTAGGATTAAATGAACAGTCTATGAAATCATTTCatgactgtctctctcttctaGAACTCAGGCAGTCATTTCTGGTGGTTCGGAATCAAGTGCTCTGTAGGTTAGTAAAGGTATCCCTTAAgactcaatcaatcaatcaatcaatcaatcaatcaatcaatcaatcaatattcctttattagtcccgcaaggggaaattccaaaacTCTATGCTTGCTCCTCTTTTATTTACCATATACGTAAACTGTGTAATCGCTGCCACTCCAAATTGTAGTGAACATTTCATGCAGATGATACTATTTTAGATGCCACGGGCTACTTTCTCAATCTGGCCATCTGCAGTCTGCTTTTGACAAATTTTTACTTACAGTCTCAGCTCACAGGATATTTTAACGTCAGCTGTTCCAGTTTAATATAACGAATAAATAAACTAAGGTTCATGTAATCATTCATGTATCAGTCTGTGAAGGTTTTACATTGTGCTAACAGTGGGCGTTAAAAGATTAAAGGTACAGAAAATAGACTGAAGGAAATATGTGTAAAAACTTTTCCAGCAGGTTTTCACAAAATATTTCTCAGCTCTAAACATTTTCACTCACTGTGAAGACAAACTTTTCCTTCAAGCCCCccaaaactgcagttttctctgGGTGTATGAATAGACCATACTCATTCTCCCGGTGGCCTCATCTCTAACTTTGGGAACCACAACATCAACGGAGGAAACATTACATGTAGGACACATCAACACGTGATGATTTAGTAGAAAACATTCCCGCGTGTCTTTTTAATAAGCAGGCAGTCACTTGATGAGCTgattaatgaaaagaaaaagttcaTCAGTTCATTTAATGTTgtgctgtcattcattcatctggAAGACTCCTTATTGCTACAAGTTCGACCTCAAAGTTCCTTTAATCTTCCTGCCATAGAGACACTTTCATCAGAACTATTCACagtttaaatggaaaaaaaagtttaatagTTAATGTCGAGAACATTTGTGTTCTAgtcttttcagctgtttgcGACTTTACATCCAGAACCAACAAAGAATCCTtcctgatgtgatgtgatgccATTAAAAACTCAAATGACTTCAGAGTTGTGCTGTCAATCATTATGTCAGCTCCTAATTGGCTGTCCTATCTCCTCAGCCCTCATTCTCATCCTCCTGCCTCAGACCAGAATTCACCCGTGAGATCAtcctcagcttctccctgtTTGAGTACTTCCTGTATGATGTCACTGCCCCACCCTGGGATGTCAggtgatgtgatgatgtgatcTCAGTTGACTCAAATGATTCGTCCTCTCCGTGTGTCAGTTTACTGTAACCTGCCGTCCCACAGGCAGTCGGCAGGCTTCGCCTCCTGCAGGGGGGATCTGGCATggatgaggaggacaggaggtgaGACAAGGAGGAGAGTGACAGGTGGGAAtgggtgagggaggaggaggagaggaggagcagggccTGGGAGCCTCCTGGTGCCTCCCTGTGGAGATTGGATGAACTGCAGGAACCCTTTAAGGGTCTGAGTGGCGGGGGTGTGGAAGAgcacagaggaggtggtggacatGCATAcacctcctcctgtttgtgGCTTCCCCCTTCATTCCtacactcctcctctcctcctgtgccCAAGCCCCAGCCCATTCTGTCCCGAGCTGAGTGTCTCCTTCGGGGAGCGGAGGGGCGAGGACGGCACAGAGGTAGGGTGAAGGAGCTGGGTGCCTCCTTCCGCAGGGAGGTCCAGCAGGTTGAGAGGTGGGGCGGGCTGAAGCTTGGGGGGAGGGAGAGCctatgggaggaggaggagggggtagGAGGAGCATCTGACTGTTCCTGGTAGATACTGAacactgtgtctctttctccatcactgcacccacgtcctcctcttccttctctgctGCCGCCAGGCAAAAGTTGCCTAGGCAACAGCCCACCtattccctctcctcctccccctaaCTCCCTCCTGTTCACCAGGGATGCGGGGTATGCCCTGGGTTTGGTCTCCAGGCTTTTTGATTGCACATAGTTAACAAGGCCATTGAGAGGATTGGTGGAGGAGCGGCGGGCAGAGGAGGTGTTGGGTTTGCGGAGGCTGTGGAGGTCAATGACAGTGGAGTAAATGTCCCGTAGGTTGATGACTTTGGTCTTCTTGTCACGGTTCTCATGCAGGACAGCGTTTGcacagatgaagaggaaaatccCAATGCCCATGATGAGAGGACCGAAAACCTTCAGCCTATCAGAGTAGAGATACCTGCAGAGACATTTAatacagccaatcagagtgcagATACCTGCAGAGATATGTAATACCAACCATTTAATAGTAGTTGTTTATTTCCCTATCCAGCAGGTAAAGAACATGATGATGGATGTGGACTCGAGTTTGTGTCTCCTGATGGACATCAGTCCAGTCTTCTCTCTTTTgtagctctggttttggtcttctccagctcctgagggaaatatctgctctttggctgctaaatgctaaatgttcaccagctggtctctgtctgagtctgtctgctgtttgctgctcagcagaaAGTGAACTGTGGCTTTATCAGAgcatataaaaacaacaaatgagaaCCACTAGAATTTCATAAAAGATCACTGCAACCTCTGAAAAGACACATAGAACCTCCAACAGAACCGACTGAACTTCCTAAAGGATTACCAAAAGCTTTCACCTCTGACttgatgaagaccatggagaggaTCATACTAAACCACCTCTGACACCTGGTGAGCAGCAAGCTGGACCCCTTACAGTTCACATATCAACCAGGCATTGGTGTGGAGGACACAGATCCCTTTCTCACCTGGAGGATACTGGGAGCATGGTgagtgtcatgttttgttttgtttttttacttctccagtgcttttaACACAATCCAGCCATCACTGATTAGGGGAAAGCTGCAAGCAGCTGGAATAGACTGCCAGCTCGCTGCATGGACCATtgactacctcaccaacagaccacagtatgtgagactTCACAAATatgtgtctgatgtggtagtttgcagcacgggggctccacaggggacagtgctctctcctttaCTCTTCACCATCTACACAttagacttcagacacaacacagacagctgccacatccaaAAGTTCTCAGATGACACAGCTATCTGGATGAGTATCACAAGGGAATGAACTGTAATACAGGGAAGACATAACCAACTTTGTGGACTGGTGTtgactgaaccacctgcacataaacatcagcaagatgaaggagatggtGATAGACTCCCACAGGAAGGTGCCACAGACTAAAACtgtgaacatccagggtttggacatcAAGACCGTGGCCGAGTAAAAATACTTGGGTGtccacctcaacaacaaactggattggacCAGCAACAGAGATGTCCTGTGCAAGATGGGCCAAAGTCATTTCCATCTGCTAAGAGGACTGAGGTCCActggagtatgtaggacactaTTAAGGACATTTTATGACTgtgtggtggcatctgcagttttctgtgcagtggtctgctggggctgcaggagctctgagagagacagaaaaagactgaacaaactggtcaggagtGCTGGTATGCTatgactgctctttaaatgacatgttttaccAAATGTGACCGATGATGACATGTTTAACCACATGTCATCATTCAACCTCTAGCTGTTGAGGTGATGTCCAGCAAATGAGGTGGGCTTTGTTGATAATTGGCATACTTTGAAGACCTGGTCTGATCAGGAGAGACGGCATCCATGCCACTTGGACGGAGCAGTTCTCCTCTCTAGAAATCTGATAGATTTTATCAGTGAACCAAACCCGTGACAACCCAGAGTTGagtccaggaggcagagctgcagtctttcatgcttttctgtgcttttattggAGCAGTTACCCACCAAAACCCCACAGAGACTGTCTGCCCCCCGACCACGTAAGCTAATTAAATCAAGTCAACAGAAGAGGAGTTCTACATAAACTCCTACACTGCAACAGTAAAAGATAGGagaattaaatgaatgaatgaatgaatgaatgcctTTATTAATCCCTCATTGaagcgggagaactgtgggtcgcacacacGAGGAGCGCCCGTTTACTTAGATGAGAAAAACGAAAAAACGAGGGAGGaagagggttaaaaaaaaagcaactcccaaactagGCTCCTGTAAGGTCCTGTAAATGTGGACACcttaacatcagatctctgATCTCTGAGCTAATATCAGACCATagtgttgatttattttgtctgtctgtctgtcttgtcttgtcatgttttgtctGGCCGTGACATGAAGAGTATGTTagcctaaatgaagctactcctcCGAGCCATATTGATACTCACATTCCTTGCGGTGGcctgaggaggtggagttgcagccatttttgactcaagTCATttaatcaaccctaaacctaaactcaatTATAACTCTATAAAAAGCCTTGTTAATTAGTCTTTCACTCCGAACTTGGAACACATTGTTACCATTAATGTTACTGAACTTCAAtcctgttttcttcagctaAGAAATACCACAAAAACCACATGTATGTTGTTTTCCACGGATCTGAAACGATTGATTCACACTTTCAAGTGACGACATTATGCTTCACTTGTGGCTTGTGAGAGAAGCTGCTGGCGGTGAGACAGCTGGTAGCTGAGGGTGATTATGAAATGCAGGGATAGTAGGAATACAGTCATTGGCGCAGCATGTTTCTGCGCTTCTTGTGTAAACTTATGTTTAGCAGATTTGTCACTTTGTGTCCATTTTATCCATTAAATCTATGTGACATGTTTTACAAAAAGCCATACTTTGACCGACATTGCTCCTCATTCAGCACAGGTAAGCCTTctcccatttggtgagatacaTGCACAGACTTTTAGCCTTTTGGGCAGGTACTCCATTCCTCTCACAGTCagccttcttcttcctcttcttctttttcttcttcttcttcttcttcttcttcttctttttggtgAGTGCTGTGTCAGTGAATGACTTCTCATCAATAGATGTTACAGCCAATGTTTTACATACTGCCAGCTGCTGTACCAGAATGTAGCAAACATCAAATAGGCAGTTATGCCCCctcaactttttgtttttttcagaaaggttgaaaatacataaaatcaacagaaaaaatatttctacaggaGGACAGCGGGAAAGAAAGGTAAAACACAGGAGAATAATGGGAGAGTTGACAGGTGGATTGAAGAGTTTATTTACCTGTCCAGAAAATCTTCCAAAAAGCCTCGTGGAAGCTGCCTCGTTGTCCCGTTGACAGTTTCTGTCCAGTTAAAACCATCATGGcttcctccttcacctcctcctcctctgtcttctttttcctgGAGTCATTCAGAGAGAAGTTAAACTAAATATCTTTTTCAAAACTGCAGAGCTTCATGCTGTGGGACAGACATGTATCTCTTTAAAGATTGACATGGATTAGGGTTCCTTATAGCACAAGTTATGCTCATAGGCCCGTCTCTTTCAAACTGGATTTTCAATCAGCTcagagaaactttccactttcagcagatgaatgtgtgacagtgtgaaactCTGCAGGTACACgaagtgaagctcaaacattcaactggaGGAA from Chaetodon auriga isolate fChaAug3 chromosome 21, fChaAug3.hap1, whole genome shotgun sequence encodes the following:
- the tmem200ca gene encoding uncharacterized protein tmem200ca isoform X2, with translation MIATGGLLRINARRQDSLRSKTQKAHTHKRKNKKKRSEVVVVKGKLKLISISGLVAAFGILVLLVGMVMAALGYWPRDGLFFSTRPQEGATMTSVSSSSSTAAPAENLEKEDRGGGGEGGSHDGFNWTETVNGTTRQLPRGFLEDFLDRYLYSDRLKVFGPLIMGIGIFLFICANAVLHENRDKKTKVINLRDIYSTVIDLHSLRKPNTSSARRSSTNPLNGLVNYVQSKSLETKPRAYPASLVNRRELGGGGEGIGGLLPRQLLPGGSREGRGGRGCSDGERDTVFSIYQEQSDAPPTPSSSSHRLSLPPSFSPPHLSTCWTSLRKEAPSSFTLPLCRPRPSAPRRRHSARDRMGWGLGTGGEEECRNEGGSHKQEEVYACPPPPLCSSTPPPLRPLKGSCSSSNLHREAPGGSQALLLLSSSSLTHSHLSLSSLSHLLSSSSMPDPPCRRRSLPTACGTAGYSKLTHGEDESFESTEITSSHHLTSQGGAVTSYRKYSNREKLRMISRVNSGLRQEDENEG
- the tmem200ca gene encoding uncharacterized protein tmem200ca isoform X1 — protein: MIATGGLLRINARRQDSLRSKTQKAHTHKRKNKKKSRSEVVVVKGKLKLISISGLVAAFGILVLLVGMVMAALGYWPRDGLFFSTRPQEGATMTSVSSSSSTAAPAENLEKEDRGGGGEGGSHDGFNWTETVNGTTRQLPRGFLEDFLDRYLYSDRLKVFGPLIMGIGIFLFICANAVLHENRDKKTKVINLRDIYSTVIDLHSLRKPNTSSARRSSTNPLNGLVNYVQSKSLETKPRAYPASLVNRRELGGGGEGIGGLLPRQLLPGGSREGRGGRGCSDGERDTVFSIYQEQSDAPPTPSSSSHRLSLPPSFSPPHLSTCWTSLRKEAPSSFTLPLCRPRPSAPRRRHSARDRMGWGLGTGGEEECRNEGGSHKQEEVYACPPPPLCSSTPPPLRPLKGSCSSSNLHREAPGGSQALLLLSSSSLTHSHLSLSSLSHLLSSSSMPDPPCRRRSLPTACGTAGYSKLTHGEDESFESTEITSSHHLTSQGGAVTSYRKYSNREKLRMISRVNSGLRQEDENEG